The following DNA comes from Paenibacillus crassostreae.
CACGGAAATAATAGAGGATTCCTTAATAATGGTAATAAATTCATTCCCTATCGCAGGAAGTACAGCTTTAAAGGCTTGTGGCAAAATAATATGTCTCATCGCTGTTCCACGTTTCATTCCTAATGAACGAGCAGCTTCCATTTGTCCACGATCTACGCCCTGTATTCCTGCTCTAAATATTTCAGCTAGATAAGCTGAACTGTTAATAGATAACGTGATAATACCAGATTGAAGAGGTGAGAAATTAATGCCGAATGTTAAGGCCATACCGTAATGAATGATCATCAATTGAACAAGCATCGGTGTACCACGTAACACTTCGACATAAGCCGTCCCTAACCACTTCACGATACCGATATTTGTCATTCTCAGTAAAGAGATAAACAATCCAATAATGAACCCGAATAATACACCTAAAGCTGATAGTAACAATGTATATCCAATACCTTGTATATAATAACTTCGATACTTCCATGCAACATCAAGAATGTTCCCTGATTTCTCTTTGCCAGCTGCAAGAAGACTCGCTTCTTTAACCATCCGCTCAATGTCTCCGTTACTCTTTAATCGAGTAAGTGTATCATTAACCGCATTTAGAAGCTCTGTATTACCTTTTTGAATTCCAATTGCTGCTAAGGACTCTGCATCTTCTGGCTCTGCATCCGCAAGAACAATCTCTGAATCAAGATACCCCTCAGCAACCGTGTCTTCTACTATAATTGCGTTGATTCTGTTCGTCTCCAACTGGAGAATAAGATCTGGTATTTTATCTAAAGATGTCAGGTCAGCGTTCGGAATCGTCATTCCAATCTCTTCTTGAATGGAACCTTTCTGTACGCCGATCTTCTCACCCTCAAGTTCCTTCATCGTTGGATACTTCGCTTGATCCTCTGCACGAACAACGATCACTTGATGTGCAACATAGTAATTATCAGAGAAATCTATACTTTTAAGCCTTTCTTCTGTTGGTGTTAATCCCGAGATAACGAAATCAACCCGACCACTTTGCAGAGCGGATAAAAGACTATCAAATCCCATATCTTCAATGACAAGTTTAGCCCCAAGATCTTTGGCAATTTCCTCAGCTATAGCAATGTCAAAG
Coding sequences within:
- a CDS encoding ABC transporter substrate-binding protein/permease; amino-acid sequence: MKKFTRMIVFLLSTVILLTTGLQTTETVSAESETKKVYKELILGTSAEFAPYEFHKTIDGKDQIVGFDIAIAEEIAKDLGAKLVIEDMGFDSLLSALQSGRVDFVISGLTPTEERLKSIDFSDNYYVAHQVIVVRAEDQAKYPTMKELEGEKIGVQKGSIQEEIGMTIPNADLTSLDKIPDLILQLETNRINAIIVEDTVAEGYLDSEIVLADAEPEDAESLAAIGIQKGNTELLNAVNDTLTRLKSNGDIERMVKEASLLAAGKEKSGNILDVAWKYRSYYIQGIGYTLLLSALGVLFGFIIGLFISLLRMTNIGIVKWLGTAYVEVLRGTPMLVQLMIIHYGMALTFGINFSPLQSGIITLSINSSAYLAEIFRAGIQGVDRGQMEAARSLGMKRGTAMRHIILPQAFKAVLPAIGNEFITIIKESSIISVIGMADIMYQAGVVKNITYKGLSPFIIAAAIYFVMTFALSKLLSVVERKLSASDNR